Proteins found in one Gimesia chilikensis genomic segment:
- a CDS encoding helix-turn-helix transcriptional regulator has protein sequence MNDVQKTAVSVSEMARMVGLSRARFYELMNEGVFPSPVYDLETRRPFYSDEMQENCLEVKRRNCGVNGKPILFYASRHPLGSQPIKRPARPKTKPKRTSQYNELIDSLSSLGLSASAQQVEAAVNECFPEGIQNLDSGEVVRAVFLNLKCQQL, from the coding sequence ATGAATGACGTTCAGAAAACCGCTGTGAGTGTGAGCGAAATGGCTCGCATGGTTGGCCTGAGCCGGGCACGGTTTTACGAGTTGATGAACGAGGGGGTATTCCCGTCGCCGGTGTACGACCTCGAAACTCGTCGCCCGTTCTATAGCGACGAGATGCAAGAGAACTGCTTGGAAGTAAAGCGCCGAAACTGCGGTGTGAACGGCAAGCCAATTCTCTTCTATGCCAGCAGGCACCCTCTTGGTAGTCAGCCGATCAAACGACCGGCGAGACCGAAGACCAAGCCGAAACGAACCAGCCAATACAACGAACTGATCGATTCGCTCTCCAGTCTCGGCCTTAGTGCGTCTGCTCAGCAGGTGGAAGCCGCCGTGAATGAGTGCTTCCCAGAGGGAATACAAAATTTGGATTCTGGCGAGGTCGTTCGAGCGGTGTTTCTGAATCTGAAGTGTCAACAACTGTGA
- a CDS encoding Holliday junction DNA helicase RuvB C-terminal domain-containing protein, with protein MSNQREVGDVKPSSLNHLIGQQGVIDQVRVAIDAAHMDGKKFDHALLVGPPGLGKSALANVISQEMAADFHEILGQSIGGPADLNALLLSAKDGDVIHIDECHELGKEYQTALYLALDKRKLTISGKGRSSQSLPLADFTLLLSTTDEYGLLQPLRDRMKLLLRLQFYTVEDLTSVLIQRCRALVWDVHEEIFPKISRRSRGTPRLALRLLQSCHRVCRSEGEDTITARHLQRACQLEGIDEIGLGPTERQYVELLSDGATRLNVLASALGLPSRTVSEVVEPFLIRTNLVMKDDQGRRQLTQQGHDHLSNSRNDAV; from the coding sequence ATGTCCAATCAAAGAGAAGTCGGCGATGTGAAACCGTCGTCGCTGAATCATCTGATCGGTCAGCAAGGCGTCATCGATCAGGTGCGTGTCGCCATCGACGCCGCCCACATGGACGGAAAGAAGTTCGACCATGCGTTGCTCGTCGGGCCACCCGGTCTCGGTAAGAGCGCTCTGGCCAACGTCATCTCCCAAGAGATGGCTGCCGATTTCCATGAGATTCTAGGGCAGTCAATCGGTGGCCCTGCTGACCTGAATGCTCTGCTTCTCTCTGCAAAGGACGGTGATGTCATTCACATTGATGAATGCCACGAACTGGGCAAAGAATACCAGACGGCACTGTATCTCGCTCTCGACAAGCGGAAGTTGACGATCTCGGGTAAGGGACGCTCGTCGCAAAGTTTACCGTTGGCGGACTTCACTTTGCTGCTCTCGACCACGGACGAGTACGGCCTGCTACAACCGCTACGAGACCGGATGAAGCTACTCCTGCGGCTTCAATTTTACACCGTGGAAGACCTGACTTCGGTGCTGATCCAGCGCTGCCGAGCGTTAGTTTGGGACGTTCACGAAGAGATTTTCCCCAAGATCAGCAGGCGGTCTCGGGGCACACCTCGGCTGGCACTGCGCCTGCTTCAGTCCTGCCACCGAGTTTGTCGGTCGGAAGGCGAAGACACGATCACGGCAAGACACCTGCAAAGAGCGTGTCAGTTGGAAGGTATTGATGAAATTGGTCTCGGGCCAACCGAGCGTCAGTACGTCGAACTGTTGTCCGATGGTGCGACTCGCTTGAACGTGCTGGCGTCGGCATTGGGCCTTCCCAGTCGCACCGTGTCTGAGGTCGTCGAACCGTTCTTGATCCGAACGAATCTTGTGATGAAGGACGATCAAGGCCGTCGCCAACTGACGCAGCAAGGGCACGATCATCTGTCCAATTCTCGAAACGATGCTGTTTGA
- a CDS encoding ArdC family protein, translating into MPKQTADDIRQTITTIIIESLEAGGLPAWRKPWASDPNGLGLATSLSTGKPYRGINQLILQVLAIKNGYQSKWFGTFNQIKQAGSMVKKGEKSIKVVLWKPISRERTNEKGEEIEDKFMMMRQFSIFSIEQATGLEQFRIGYAQPSHTIFERFEAMDRLVAAIGIDLREGGNKAFYSPGGDYVQMPLRGQFESSETYYQTLAHEMIHWSEKRIGFDRANEDNAYALGELVAELGASFLLAELGLPASENDNHAAYLDHWLQAMKGDTKFIFRAAATASKAVDFLLSHVRTSEEQPVSETVGTP; encoded by the coding sequence ATGCCCAAACAAACCGCAGACGACATCCGCCAAACCATCACCACCATCATCATTGAAAGTCTTGAAGCTGGTGGTCTTCCGGCGTGGCGAAAGCCATGGGCCAGCGATCCCAATGGTCTGGGGCTGGCCACGAGCTTGAGTACCGGCAAGCCGTATAGAGGGATCAATCAACTGATCTTGCAAGTGCTTGCGATCAAGAACGGCTACCAAAGCAAATGGTTTGGGACGTTCAATCAGATTAAACAAGCTGGCTCGATGGTCAAGAAAGGCGAGAAATCCATCAAGGTCGTGCTGTGGAAACCGATCTCTCGTGAACGCACCAACGAGAAAGGTGAAGAAATCGAAGACAAGTTTATGATGATGCGTCAGTTCTCAATTTTCAGTATTGAACAAGCGACTGGCTTGGAACAATTCCGCATTGGATACGCCCAGCCCTCTCACACGATCTTCGAGCGGTTCGAGGCGATGGATCGGCTTGTGGCTGCTATCGGCATCGACCTGCGTGAAGGTGGCAACAAGGCATTCTATTCGCCGGGTGGTGACTACGTTCAGATGCCTCTGCGTGGTCAATTCGAGTCGTCAGAAACGTATTACCAAACCCTCGCCCACGAAATGATCCATTGGAGCGAAAAACGGATCGGGTTTGACAGGGCAAACGAGGACAACGCCTATGCTCTCGGCGAACTCGTTGCCGAACTGGGGGCATCGTTTCTGCTCGCCGAATTGGGGTTGCCTGCCAGCGAGAACGACAATCACGCTGCGTATCTCGATCACTGGCTTCAAGCCATGAAGGGTGACACCAAGTTCATCTTCCGTGCGGCTGCCACGGCATCGAAAGCGGTGGACTTCTTGCTCAGCCACGTCCGCACGTCAGAAGAGCAGCCCGTCTCCGAAACTGTGGGCACCCCCTAG